One Lutra lutra chromosome 18, mLutLut1.2, whole genome shotgun sequence genomic window carries:
- the ATP2A1 gene encoding sarcoplasmic/endoplasmic reticulum calcium ATPase 1 isoform X1 yields MEAAHSKTTEECLAYFGVSETTGLSPDQVKRHLEKYGPNELPAEEGKSLWELVVEQFEDLLVRILLLAACISFVLAWFEEGEETITAFVEPFVILLILIANAIVGVWQERNAENAIEALKEYEPEMGKVYRADRKSVQRIKARDIVPGDIVEVAVGDKVPADIRILAIKSTTLRVDQSILTGESVSVIKHTDPVPDPRAVNQDKKNMLFSGTNIAAGKALGIVAATGVSTEIGKIRDQMAATEQDKTPLQQKLDEFGEQLSKVISLICVAVWLINIGHFNDPVHGGSWFRGAIYYFKIAVALAVAAIPEGLPAVITTCLALGTRRMAKKNAIVRSLPSVETLGCTSVICSDKTGTLTTNQMSVCKMFIIDKVDGNVCVLNEFSITGSTYAPEGEVLKNDKPIRSGQYDGLVELATICALCNDSALDFNETKGVYEKVGEATETALTTLVEKMNVFNTEVRSLSKVERANACNSVIRQLMKKEFTLEFSRDRKSMSVYCSPAKSRAAVGNKMFVKGAPEGVIDRCNYVRVGTTRVPMTGPVKDKIMSVIKEWGTGRDTLRCLALATRDSPPKREEMILDDSARFMEYETDLTFVGVVGMLDPPRKEVTGSIQLCRDAGIRVIMITGDNKGTAIAICRRIGIFGENEEVTDRAYTGREFDDLPLAEQREACRRACCFARVEPSHKSKIVEFLQSFDEITAMTGDGVNDAPALKKAEIGIAMGSGTAVAKTASEMVLADDNFSTIVAAVEEGRAIYNNMKQFIRYLISSNVGEVVCIFLTAALGLPEALIPVQLLWVNLVTDGLPATALGFNPPDLDIMDRPPRSPKEPLISGWLFFRYMAIGGYVGAATVGAAAWWFLYADDGPHVTYSQLTHFMQCNEENPDFEGLDCEVFEAPEPMTMALSVLVTIEMCNALNSLSENQSLLRMPPWVNIWLVGSICLSMSLHFLILYVDPLPMIFKLRALDLTQWLMVLKISFPVIGLDELLKFIARNYLEDPEDERRK; encoded by the exons ATGGAGGCTGCACACTCCAAGACCACAGAAGAATGTTTGGCCTATTTTGGGGTGAGCGAGACTACAGGCCTTAGCCCGGACCAAGTGAAGCGGCATCTGGAGAAATACGGCCCCAATG AGCTCCCTGCTGAAGAAG ggAAGTCCCTGTGGGAGTTGGTGGTAGAGCAGTTTGAAGACCTCCTGGTGCGGATCCTTCTTCTGGCCGCCTGCATTTCCTTC GTGCTGGCCTGGTTCGAGGAAGGCGAAGAGACCATCACCGCCTTTGTGGAACCCTTTGTCATCCTCTTGATCCTCATTGCTAATGCCATCGTGGGGGTTTGGCAG GAGCGTAATGCAGAGAACGCCATCGAGGCCCTGAAGGAATATGAACCCGAGATGGGGAAAGTCTACCGGGCTGACCGCAAGTCAGTACAAAGGATCAAGGCTCGGGATATTGTACCCGGGGACATCGTGGAGGTGGCCG TGGGGGACAAAGTCCCCGCCGATATCCGCATCCTCGCCATCAAATCCACTACGCTCCGGGTTGACCAGTCCATCCTGACAG GCGAGTCCGTATCTGTCATCAAGCACACAGACCCTGTTCCTGACCCCCGAGCTGTCAACCAGGATAAGAAGAACATGCTTTTCTCG GGTACCAACATTGCCGCTGGCAAGGCCTTGGGCATCGTGGCCGCCACGGGTGTGAGCACTGAGATTGGGAAGATCCGTGACCAAATGGCCGCTACGGAGCAGGACAAGACCCCCCTGCAGCAGAAGCTGGATGAGTTCGGGGAGCAGCTCTCCAAGGTCATCTCCCTCATCTGCGTGGCCGTCTGGCTCATCAACATCGGCCACTTCAACGATCCTGTCCACGGCGGCTCCTGGTTCCGGGGGGCCATCTACTACTTTAAGATCGCCGTGGCTCTGGCTGTGGCTGCGATCCCAGAAG gCCTTCCTGCAGTCATCACCACCTGCCTGGCCTTGGGCACCCGGCGGATGGCAAAGAAGAATGCCATTGTGAGGAGCCTGCCCTCCGTAGAGACTCTGGGCTGCACCTCCGTCATCTGTTCTGACAAGACGGGCACCCTCACCACCAACCAGATGTCTGTGTGCAAG aTGTTTATCATCGACAAGGTGGACGGAAACGTCTGTGTCCTGAACGAGTTCTCCATCACTGGTTCCACTTACGCTCCAGAAGGAGAGGT CTTGAAGAATGATAAGCCCATCCGCTCAGGGCAGTATGATGGGCTGGTGGAACTGGCCACCATCTGTGCCCTCTGCAATGACTCCGCCTTGGACTTCAATGAG ACCAAAGGTGTTTACGAGAAGGTGGGTGAGGCCACCGAGACGGCGCTCACCACCCTGGTGGAGAAGATGAATGTATTCAACACTGAAGTGAGAAGCCTCTCAAAGGTGGAGAGGGCCAATGCCTGCAACTCG GTGATCCGCCAGCTAATGAAGAAGGAATTCACCCTGGAGTTCTCCCGGGACAGGAAGTCCATGTCTGTCTACTGCTCCCCAGCCAAATCCCGGGCTGCTGTGGGCAACAAGATGTTTGTTAAG GGTGCCCCTGAGGGGGTCATTGACCGCTGTAACTATGTGCGAGTTGGCACCACCCGGGTGCCCATGACGGGGCCGGTGAAGGACAAGATCATGTCAGTGATCAAGGAGTGGGGCACTGGCCGGGACACGCTGCGCTGCCTGGCCCTGGCTACCCGAGACAGCCCCCCAAAGCGAGAAGAGATGATCCTAGATGACTCTGCCAGGTTCATGGAATATGAG ACGGACCTGACATTCGTCGGCGTGGTGGGCATGCTGGACCCACCCCGCAAGGAGGTCACAGGCTCTATTCAGCTGTGCCGGGACGCCGGAATCCGAGTCATCATGATCACTGGGGACAACAAGGGCACGGCCATTGCCATCTGCCGGCGCATCGGCATCTTCGGGGAGAATGAAGAGGTGACTGACAGAGCCTACACCGGCCGGGAGTTTGACGACCTGCCCCTGGCCGAGCAGCGGGAGGCCTGCCGCCGTGCCTGTTGCTTCGCCCGCGTGGAGCCGTCCCACAAGTCGAAGATCGTGGAGTTTCTGCAGTCCTTTGATGAGATCACAGCCATG ACAGGTGATGGGGTCAACGACGCACCTGCCCTGAAGAAGGCCGAGATCGGCATTGCCATGGGATCTGGCACTGCCGTGGCCAAGACGGCGTCCGAGATGGTGCTGGCTGACGACAACTTCTCCACCATCGTGGCCGCGGTGGAGGAGGGCCGCGCCATCTACAACAACATGAAGCAGTTTATCCGCTATCTCATTTCCTCCAACGTGGGCGAGGTGGTCTG CATCTTCCTGACCGCCGCCTTGGGGCTGCCCGAGGCCCTGATCCCCGTGCAGCTGCTCTGGGTGAACTTGGTGACTGACGGGCTCCCGGCCACAGCCCTGGGCTTCAACCCGCCAGACCTGGACATCATGGACCGGCCCCCCCGGAGCCCCAAGGAGCCCCTCATCAGTGGCTGGCTCTTCTTCCGCTACATGGCGATTGGGG GCTACGTGGGTGCAGCCACCGTGGGAGCGGCCGCCTGGTGGTTCCTGTATGCAGATGATGGGCCTCACGTCACCTACAGCCAGCTG acTCACTTCATGCAATGCAACGAGGAAAACCCTGACTTTGAGGGCCTGGACTGTGAGGTCTTTGAGGCTCCCGAGCCCATGACCATGGCCCTGTCCGTGCTGGTTACCATTGAGATGTGCAACGCTCTCAACAG CCTGTCTGAGAACCAGTCCCTCCTGCGGATGCCCCCCTGGGTGAACATCTGGCTGGTGGGCTCCATCTGCCTCTCCATgtccctccacttcctcatccTCTACGTCGACCCTCTGCCG ATGATCTTCAAGCTCCGGGCCCTGGACCTCACCCAGTGGCTCATGGTCCTGAAGATCTCATTTCCAGTCATTGGGCTCGATGAGCTCCTCAAGTTCATTGCTCGGAACTACCTGGAGG atCCCGAAGATGAAAGAAGGAAGTAA
- the ATP2A1 gene encoding sarcoplasmic/endoplasmic reticulum calcium ATPase 1 isoform X2 codes for MEAAHSKTTEECLAYFGVSETTGLSPDQVKRHLEKYGPNELPAEEGKSLWELVVEQFEDLLVRILLLAACISFVLAWFEEGEETITAFVEPFVILLILIANAIVGVWQERNAENAIEALKEYEPEMGKVYRADRKSVQRIKARDIVPGDIVEVAVGDKVPADIRILAIKSTTLRVDQSILTGESVSVIKHTDPVPDPRAVNQDKKNMLFSGTNIAAGKALGIVAATGVSTEIGKIRDQMAATEQDKTPLQQKLDEFGEQLSKVISLICVAVWLINIGHFNDPVHGGSWFRGAIYYFKIAVALAVAAIPEGLPAVITTCLALGTRRMAKKNAIVRSLPSVETLGCTSVICSDKTGTLTTNQMSVCKMFIIDKVDGNVCVLNEFSITGSTYAPEGEVLKNDKPIRSGQYDGLVELATICALCNDSALDFNETKGVYEKVGEATETALTTLVEKMNVFNTEVRSLSKVERANACNSVIRQLMKKEFTLEFSRDRKSMSVYCSPAKSRAAVGNKMFVKGAPEGVIDRCNYVRVGTTRVPMTGPVKDKIMSVIKEWGTGRDTLRCLALATRDSPPKREEMILDDSARFMEYETDLTFVGVVGMLDPPRKEVTGSIQLCRDAGIRVIMITGDNKGTAIAICRRIGIFGENEEVTDRAYTGREFDDLPLAEQREACRRACCFARVEPSHKSKIVEFLQSFDEITAMTGDGVNDAPALKKAEIGIAMGSGTAVAKTASEMVLADDNFSTIVAAVEEGRAIYNNMKQFIRYLISSNVGEVVCIFLTAALGLPEALIPVQLLWVNLVTDGLPATALGFNPPDLDIMDRPPRSPKEPLISGWLFFRYMAIGGYVGAATVGAAAWWFLYADDGPHVTYSQLTHFMQCNEENPDFEGLDCEVFEAPEPMTMALSVLVTIEMCNALNSLSENQSLLRMPPWVNIWLVGSICLSMSLHFLILYVDPLPMIFKLRALDLTQWLMVLKISFPVIGLDELLKFIARNYLEG; via the exons ATGGAGGCTGCACACTCCAAGACCACAGAAGAATGTTTGGCCTATTTTGGGGTGAGCGAGACTACAGGCCTTAGCCCGGACCAAGTGAAGCGGCATCTGGAGAAATACGGCCCCAATG AGCTCCCTGCTGAAGAAG ggAAGTCCCTGTGGGAGTTGGTGGTAGAGCAGTTTGAAGACCTCCTGGTGCGGATCCTTCTTCTGGCCGCCTGCATTTCCTTC GTGCTGGCCTGGTTCGAGGAAGGCGAAGAGACCATCACCGCCTTTGTGGAACCCTTTGTCATCCTCTTGATCCTCATTGCTAATGCCATCGTGGGGGTTTGGCAG GAGCGTAATGCAGAGAACGCCATCGAGGCCCTGAAGGAATATGAACCCGAGATGGGGAAAGTCTACCGGGCTGACCGCAAGTCAGTACAAAGGATCAAGGCTCGGGATATTGTACCCGGGGACATCGTGGAGGTGGCCG TGGGGGACAAAGTCCCCGCCGATATCCGCATCCTCGCCATCAAATCCACTACGCTCCGGGTTGACCAGTCCATCCTGACAG GCGAGTCCGTATCTGTCATCAAGCACACAGACCCTGTTCCTGACCCCCGAGCTGTCAACCAGGATAAGAAGAACATGCTTTTCTCG GGTACCAACATTGCCGCTGGCAAGGCCTTGGGCATCGTGGCCGCCACGGGTGTGAGCACTGAGATTGGGAAGATCCGTGACCAAATGGCCGCTACGGAGCAGGACAAGACCCCCCTGCAGCAGAAGCTGGATGAGTTCGGGGAGCAGCTCTCCAAGGTCATCTCCCTCATCTGCGTGGCCGTCTGGCTCATCAACATCGGCCACTTCAACGATCCTGTCCACGGCGGCTCCTGGTTCCGGGGGGCCATCTACTACTTTAAGATCGCCGTGGCTCTGGCTGTGGCTGCGATCCCAGAAG gCCTTCCTGCAGTCATCACCACCTGCCTGGCCTTGGGCACCCGGCGGATGGCAAAGAAGAATGCCATTGTGAGGAGCCTGCCCTCCGTAGAGACTCTGGGCTGCACCTCCGTCATCTGTTCTGACAAGACGGGCACCCTCACCACCAACCAGATGTCTGTGTGCAAG aTGTTTATCATCGACAAGGTGGACGGAAACGTCTGTGTCCTGAACGAGTTCTCCATCACTGGTTCCACTTACGCTCCAGAAGGAGAGGT CTTGAAGAATGATAAGCCCATCCGCTCAGGGCAGTATGATGGGCTGGTGGAACTGGCCACCATCTGTGCCCTCTGCAATGACTCCGCCTTGGACTTCAATGAG ACCAAAGGTGTTTACGAGAAGGTGGGTGAGGCCACCGAGACGGCGCTCACCACCCTGGTGGAGAAGATGAATGTATTCAACACTGAAGTGAGAAGCCTCTCAAAGGTGGAGAGGGCCAATGCCTGCAACTCG GTGATCCGCCAGCTAATGAAGAAGGAATTCACCCTGGAGTTCTCCCGGGACAGGAAGTCCATGTCTGTCTACTGCTCCCCAGCCAAATCCCGGGCTGCTGTGGGCAACAAGATGTTTGTTAAG GGTGCCCCTGAGGGGGTCATTGACCGCTGTAACTATGTGCGAGTTGGCACCACCCGGGTGCCCATGACGGGGCCGGTGAAGGACAAGATCATGTCAGTGATCAAGGAGTGGGGCACTGGCCGGGACACGCTGCGCTGCCTGGCCCTGGCTACCCGAGACAGCCCCCCAAAGCGAGAAGAGATGATCCTAGATGACTCTGCCAGGTTCATGGAATATGAG ACGGACCTGACATTCGTCGGCGTGGTGGGCATGCTGGACCCACCCCGCAAGGAGGTCACAGGCTCTATTCAGCTGTGCCGGGACGCCGGAATCCGAGTCATCATGATCACTGGGGACAACAAGGGCACGGCCATTGCCATCTGCCGGCGCATCGGCATCTTCGGGGAGAATGAAGAGGTGACTGACAGAGCCTACACCGGCCGGGAGTTTGACGACCTGCCCCTGGCCGAGCAGCGGGAGGCCTGCCGCCGTGCCTGTTGCTTCGCCCGCGTGGAGCCGTCCCACAAGTCGAAGATCGTGGAGTTTCTGCAGTCCTTTGATGAGATCACAGCCATG ACAGGTGATGGGGTCAACGACGCACCTGCCCTGAAGAAGGCCGAGATCGGCATTGCCATGGGATCTGGCACTGCCGTGGCCAAGACGGCGTCCGAGATGGTGCTGGCTGACGACAACTTCTCCACCATCGTGGCCGCGGTGGAGGAGGGCCGCGCCATCTACAACAACATGAAGCAGTTTATCCGCTATCTCATTTCCTCCAACGTGGGCGAGGTGGTCTG CATCTTCCTGACCGCCGCCTTGGGGCTGCCCGAGGCCCTGATCCCCGTGCAGCTGCTCTGGGTGAACTTGGTGACTGACGGGCTCCCGGCCACAGCCCTGGGCTTCAACCCGCCAGACCTGGACATCATGGACCGGCCCCCCCGGAGCCCCAAGGAGCCCCTCATCAGTGGCTGGCTCTTCTTCCGCTACATGGCGATTGGGG GCTACGTGGGTGCAGCCACCGTGGGAGCGGCCGCCTGGTGGTTCCTGTATGCAGATGATGGGCCTCACGTCACCTACAGCCAGCTG acTCACTTCATGCAATGCAACGAGGAAAACCCTGACTTTGAGGGCCTGGACTGTGAGGTCTTTGAGGCTCCCGAGCCCATGACCATGGCCCTGTCCGTGCTGGTTACCATTGAGATGTGCAACGCTCTCAACAG CCTGTCTGAGAACCAGTCCCTCCTGCGGATGCCCCCCTGGGTGAACATCTGGCTGGTGGGCTCCATCTGCCTCTCCATgtccctccacttcctcatccTCTACGTCGACCCTCTGCCG ATGATCTTCAAGCTCCGGGCCCTGGACCTCACCCAGTGGCTCATGGTCCTGAAGATCTCATTTCCAGTCATTGGGCTCGATGAGCTCCTCAAGTTCATTGCTCGGAACTACCTGGAGG GATAA